A single Paraburkholderia sp. FT54 DNA region contains:
- a CDS encoding spermidine synthase: MTKLIKRASAEARAFRNRDADVAGGKQKTQKEHNAMRNKKRVSHDDDLHDAPQIEAPRKPRFAPVTFSEEGGVRFLHFGTEWVQGAMRLRKPDHIELEYAQQMMAWLLFIETPKRIVQLGLGAAALTKFAHRFLKRAKVEAVEVNPAVVVAARTMFELPHDDARLTVHETDAWDFVNDRANHGTIGALQIDVYDATARGPVLDSVGFYRAVRACLTDAGVATVNLFGDHPSFVRNMKRLNEAFDGRVVALPEVHDGNRIAIAFSGPALEVPFAALQARAKLIEAQLGLPARKWIKGLQESTGQTGASFSV, translated from the coding sequence ATGACGAAATTGATCAAGCGCGCTTCGGCTGAAGCGCGTGCCTTCCGCAACCGCGACGCCGACGTCGCCGGCGGAAAACAGAAAACGCAGAAAGAGCACAACGCCATGCGCAACAAAAAGCGCGTTTCGCACGACGACGATCTGCACGACGCGCCGCAAATCGAAGCGCCGCGCAAGCCGCGTTTTGCACCGGTGACATTCTCGGAAGAGGGCGGCGTGCGCTTTCTGCATTTCGGCACGGAGTGGGTGCAAGGCGCGATGCGTCTGCGCAAGCCGGATCACATCGAACTCGAATACGCGCAGCAGATGATGGCCTGGCTGCTCTTCATCGAAACGCCCAAGCGCATCGTCCAGCTCGGTCTGGGCGCCGCGGCGCTGACCAAGTTCGCGCATCGTTTCCTGAAGCGCGCGAAGGTCGAAGCAGTGGAAGTGAACCCGGCGGTCGTGGTGGCCGCGCGCACGATGTTCGAACTGCCGCACGACGACGCCCGTTTGACCGTGCACGAAACCGACGCATGGGACTTCGTCAACGACCGCGCCAACCACGGCACGATCGGCGCACTGCAGATCGATGTCTATGATGCGACCGCGCGCGGCCCCGTGCTCGACAGCGTCGGTTTCTATCGTGCGGTGCGCGCGTGCCTGACCGACGCGGGCGTGGCGACGGTGAATCTGTTCGGCGATCACCCGAGCTTCGTGCGCAACATGAAGCGTCTGAACGAAGCCTTCGACGGCCGCGTGGTCGCGCTGCCGGAAGTGCACGACGGCAACCGCATTGCGATCGCGTTCTCGGGTCCGGCATTGGAGGTGCCGTTCGCGGCGCTGCAAGCGCGCGCGAAGCTGATCGAAGCGCAACTCGGCTTGCCCGCGCGCAAGTGGATCAAGGGTCTGCAGGAATCGACCGGGCAAACCGGCGCTTCGTTCTCGGTGTGA
- a CDS encoding DNA-deoxyinosine glycosylase, translating into MLRGFPPVVAADTHTLILGSFPGEASLAATQYYAHPRNQFWRLLGTVLDEPLAELTYEARLRRVLAHGIGVWDVLAACTREGSLDAAIRNASPNDFASLRAHAPKLAKVCFNGKTAGRFAPVIGAAGYVTLVLPSSSPANAMLSFDQKLRLWRDILT; encoded by the coding sequence ATGCTGCGCGGCTTTCCTCCTGTCGTCGCCGCGGATACGCATACGCTGATTCTCGGAAGTTTTCCCGGCGAGGCGTCGCTCGCGGCGACGCAGTACTACGCGCATCCACGCAACCAGTTCTGGCGCCTGCTCGGCACCGTGCTCGACGAGCCGCTCGCCGAACTCACCTACGAAGCGCGTCTGCGGCGCGTGCTCGCGCATGGCATCGGCGTGTGGGACGTGCTCGCCGCCTGTACGCGCGAGGGCAGTCTCGACGCGGCGATCCGCAATGCCAGCCCCAATGATTTCGCTTCGTTGCGCGCCCACGCGCCGAAGCTCGCGAAAGTCTGCTTCAACGGCAAGACGGCGGGCCGCTTCGCGCCGGTGATCGGCGCGGCGGGTTACGTCACCCTGGTATTGCCTTCGTCGAGTCCGGCGAATGCTATGCTCTCGTTCGACCAAAAATTGCGTCTTTGGCGCGACATCCTTACATGA
- a CDS encoding chorismate lyase, whose translation MSIRFDADDAHWRVAPLPGLSAAQKDWLTRGGSLTAHLRALGAVAVRVTREGVALPWADENAALGLVPRAPVWVREVVLSVDGVPFVAAHSVAPLAASAGVWQAMRRLRTRPLAELLYSDSSVARSSLVSRKLTARHPLYRLAAREVDGLPPHALVARRSVFERHGAPLMVTECMLPALWTHLATLSGASTSHEWLAHPRVREHGRALEHTASRAHPATRASDEPGR comes from the coding sequence ATGTCTATCCGTTTCGATGCCGACGACGCCCACTGGCGCGTCGCGCCCTTACCCGGCTTGAGCGCCGCCCAGAAAGACTGGCTGACCCGTGGTGGTTCACTGACCGCGCATCTGCGCGCGCTCGGCGCGGTGGCGGTGCGCGTGACGCGCGAAGGCGTCGCGCTGCCGTGGGCCGACGAGAACGCAGCGCTCGGGCTCGTGCCGCGTGCGCCGGTCTGGGTCCGGGAAGTCGTCCTGTCCGTCGACGGCGTGCCGTTTGTGGCCGCGCATAGCGTTGCGCCGCTCGCCGCGAGCGCGGGCGTGTGGCAGGCCATGCGGCGCCTGCGCACGCGACCGCTGGCCGAGTTGTTATACAGCGATAGCAGCGTGGCGCGTTCGTCGCTGGTGAGCCGCAAGCTGACCGCGCGGCATCCGCTCTATCGTCTGGCGGCGCGTGAAGTCGATGGGTTGCCGCCGCACGCGCTGGTCGCGCGCCGCTCGGTGTTCGAGCGCCACGGCGCGCCGCTGATGGTGACCGAATGCATGTTGCCGGCGCTGTGGACGCATCTGGCGACGCTGTCCGGGGCGAGCACATCGCACGAGTGGCTCGCGCATCCGCGTGTGCGCGAACACGGCCGTGCGCTGGAGCACACCGCATCGCGCGCGCATCCCGCAACGCGTGCGTCCGACGAACCGGGCCGCTGA
- a CDS encoding OmpA family protein translates to MKNILGATACAISVLLVAGCASALNRDTETSLNKAVGIEVAPVAGGVAVKLPETALFDFNKSDVRGDAAAVIDRSAVLLKRSKKPIIVEGYTDNVGTLEYNQHLSEDRATSVGYALVARGIAMDRVRTKGNAYNNPVASNDTPEGRALNRRTEIVVRGETMETLMGKK, encoded by the coding sequence ATGAAGAACATTCTGGGCGCAACCGCATGCGCAATCTCGGTCCTGTTGGTGGCGGGTTGCGCGTCTGCGCTGAACCGCGACACGGAGACGTCGTTGAACAAGGCTGTCGGCATCGAGGTGGCGCCGGTCGCCGGCGGTGTCGCGGTCAAGCTGCCCGAAACCGCGCTATTCGATTTCAACAAATCCGACGTGCGCGGCGATGCGGCCGCGGTCATCGATCGTTCGGCCGTGCTGCTCAAGCGCAGCAAGAAACCGATTATCGTCGAGGGCTACACCGACAATGTCGGCACGCTCGAATACAACCAGCACCTGTCCGAAGACCGCGCGACCTCGGTGGGTTACGCGCTGGTGGCACGCGGCATCGCGATGGACCGCGTCCGTACGAAGGGCAACGCGTACAACAACCCGGTGGCCAGCAACGACACGCCCGAAGGCCGCGCGCTGAACCGTCGAACCGAAATCGTCGTGCGCGGGGAAACGATGGAGACGTTGATGGGAAAGAAGTAG
- a CDS encoding tetratricopeptide repeat-containing glycosyltransferase family protein: MHKTDFPLRTGSSDDVGTIAAHADACFATGRHHEAIADYQRVLAEQPHNVHALHRLGLASFRVDRPDRSREYLDQALNVAPERADIWEHRGLIAALGGELIAAEAFYHRAMVLGGGSASLHRNLGDCLKLSKRFVEAREHYLAALEREPSLHHAVRALAQISTDLERYQDAADYWLRAWTLDSTHLPDALELIAAFSRAQRGAGIDGMLAELRARFVADASALQQVAYALNGVERFRDAISVATEGLGVDPHNGWLHHNMSFAFNMLGEFPAMHAHAVEAARLMPDHPLMQFNLAAAQLRAGNYTSGWRQYRWHEALPENHDLARPAFPEWQGEPVAGRRFLLVGEQGLGDQLQFLRMADWLHRRGAQVDVWVEAPLGDVARRAAGVHAAWTTLPPGPYDYWCRMLRMPEHMKLDLSMLPLATSYLRAEPAQAQRWQRRLDAIAPGEAHGPFGKRVGIVWAGNPAYGLDRYRSIPLSQWLPVLQQTGVSWFALQKGEAQNEAIAWRADLGMHRLGPEICTFADTLAIVQSLDLVITVDTAVAHLAGACGTPVWVLVPTFTDWRWMTERDDSPWYPSARLFRQRELGRWDTVLAEVAQALRDCVAG; this comes from the coding sequence ATGCACAAAACCGATTTTCCGCTCCGCACCGGTTCTTCCGACGATGTCGGCACGATCGCCGCGCATGCCGACGCCTGCTTCGCCACTGGGCGTCATCACGAAGCCATTGCCGACTACCAGCGAGTCCTCGCGGAGCAGCCGCACAACGTGCACGCGCTCCACCGTCTGGGCCTCGCGTCATTTCGCGTCGACCGGCCCGACCGTTCGCGCGAGTATCTCGATCAGGCATTGAACGTCGCGCCCGAGCGCGCGGATATCTGGGAGCATCGCGGCTTGATCGCCGCGCTGGGCGGCGAGCTGATCGCGGCCGAAGCGTTCTACCACCGCGCCATGGTTTTGGGTGGCGGCAGCGCGAGCCTGCACCGCAATCTGGGCGATTGCCTGAAGCTCTCGAAGCGCTTTGTCGAAGCGCGCGAGCATTACCTCGCAGCGCTCGAACGCGAACCGTCGTTGCACCATGCCGTTCGCGCGCTCGCACAAATCAGTACGGATCTTGAACGCTACCAGGACGCGGCGGACTACTGGCTGCGCGCATGGACGCTCGACTCGACGCATCTGCCGGACGCGCTCGAGCTGATTGCGGCGTTCTCGAGAGCGCAGCGCGGCGCGGGGATCGACGGCATGCTCGCCGAATTGCGCGCGCGTTTTGTCGCCGACGCGTCCGCGTTACAACAGGTGGCCTATGCCCTGAACGGCGTCGAGCGTTTCAGGGATGCGATTAGCGTCGCCACTGAAGGCTTGGGCGTCGATCCGCACAACGGCTGGCTGCATCACAACATGTCATTTGCGTTCAACATGCTGGGCGAGTTCCCGGCCATGCATGCGCATGCCGTCGAAGCCGCGCGGCTGATGCCCGATCATCCGCTGATGCAATTCAACCTGGCGGCCGCACAGCTGCGTGCCGGCAACTACACAAGCGGCTGGCGGCAATACCGATGGCATGAAGCCTTGCCGGAAAATCACGATCTGGCTCGGCCGGCTTTTCCGGAGTGGCAAGGCGAGCCGGTGGCGGGCCGCCGGTTTCTGCTTGTCGGCGAGCAGGGGCTCGGCGATCAACTGCAGTTCTTGCGGATGGCCGACTGGCTGCATCGGCGCGGCGCACAGGTCGACGTGTGGGTCGAGGCTCCATTGGGCGACGTTGCGCGCCGGGCGGCCGGCGTGCATGCCGCATGGACCACCTTGCCGCCCGGACCGTACGACTACTGGTGTCGCATGCTCAGAATGCCGGAGCATATGAAGCTGGATCTGTCGATGCTGCCGCTCGCGACGTCTTATCTGCGAGCCGAACCGGCGCAGGCGCAACGCTGGCAGAGGCGGCTCGACGCAATCGCTCCGGGCGAGGCGCACGGTCCGTTCGGAAAACGCGTCGGCATTGTCTGGGCGGGCAATCCGGCGTATGGGCTCGATCGCTATCGATCGATTCCGCTGAGCCAATGGCTGCCGGTTTTGCAGCAGACCGGCGTGAGCTGGTTCGCGCTGCAAAAAGGCGAGGCGCAGAATGAGGCGATCGCGTGGCGCGCGGATCTCGGCATGCACAGGCTCGGGCCGGAGATCTGCACGTTCGCCGACACGCTGGCGATCGTGCAGTCGCTCGATCTGGTCATCACGGTGGACACGGCGGTTGCCCATCTGGCCGGCGCATGCGGCACGCCGGTCTGGGTGCTGGTGCCCACGTTCACCGACTGGCGCTGGATGACAGAGCGGGACGATAGTCCGTGGTATCCGTCGGCGCGTCTGTTCAGGCAGCGCGAGTTGGGGCGCTGGGATACGGTGCTCGCCGAGGTCGCGCAAGCATTGCGCGATTGTGTCGCCGGCTGA
- the htpG gene encoding molecular chaperone HtpG codes for MAQETMSFQAEVKQLLHLMIHSLYSNKEIFLRELISNASDAADKLRFEAIENSALYENDPNLRIRVSYDKAARTITLDDNGIGMSRDEAIANLGTIARSGTKEFFGKLSGDQQKDAALIGQFGVGFYSGFIVADKITVETRRAGLPASEGVRWESAGEGDFAVEQIERAARGTTITLHLRADEDDLLSSHRLKSIIQKYSDHVALPILMQKEEWDAEKSEMVTKDEDETVNQASALWTRSKNDITDEQYKQFYQHLSHDHQDPLTWTHNRVEGRSEYTQLLYVPTHAPFDMFNRDYRGGLKLYVKRVFIMDDAEQLLPAYLRFVKGVVDSSDLPLNVSREILQESRDVKAIREGVTKRSLSMLEELANSDNEADKEKYAGFWKEFGQVLKEGIGEDFANRERIAKLVRFASTHTDTTEQTVSLADYVARMKPEQTRIYYVTADTWQAATHSPHLEVFRKKGVEVLLLTDRVDEWILSFLNEFEGKPLQSVARGDLDLGALNDEEKQAQEKVGEEFKPLVEKMKEALKDKAKDVRLTFRLTDSPSCLVADDGEMSGYLQRMLKAAGQQAPSFHPILEVNPEHALVKGLHADSANFDDWCHLLFDQALLAEGGALDDPASFVKRTNALLLARAN; via the coding sequence ATGGCACAAGAAACCATGAGCTTTCAGGCAGAAGTGAAACAGCTTCTGCACCTGATGATCCATTCGCTGTACAGCAACAAGGAGATTTTCCTGCGCGAGCTGATTTCGAACGCGTCCGACGCGGCCGACAAGCTGCGCTTCGAAGCGATCGAAAACAGCGCGTTGTACGAAAACGATCCGAACCTGCGGATTCGCGTGTCGTACGACAAGGCCGCGCGCACCATCACGCTCGACGACAACGGCATCGGCATGAGCCGCGACGAAGCGATCGCCAACCTCGGCACGATTGCGCGCTCGGGCACCAAGGAATTCTTCGGCAAACTGTCCGGCGACCAGCAGAAAGATGCGGCGCTGATCGGCCAGTTCGGCGTGGGCTTCTATTCGGGCTTCATCGTCGCGGACAAGATCACGGTCGAAACGCGCCGCGCCGGTTTGCCGGCCTCGGAAGGCGTGCGCTGGGAAAGCGCGGGCGAAGGCGATTTCGCCGTCGAGCAGATCGAGCGCGCCGCGCGCGGCACGACCATCACGCTGCATCTGCGTGCGGATGAAGACGACCTGCTGTCGTCGCATCGTCTGAAGTCGATCATTCAGAAGTACTCCGACCACGTCGCGCTGCCGATCCTCATGCAGAAGGAAGAGTGGGACGCGGAAAAGAGCGAGATGGTCACGAAGGACGAGGACGAGACCGTCAATCAGGCCAGCGCGCTGTGGACGCGTTCGAAGAACGACATCACCGACGAACAGTACAAGCAGTTCTATCAGCACCTCTCGCACGATCATCAGGATCCGCTCACGTGGACGCATAACCGCGTCGAAGGCCGCAGCGAGTACACGCAATTGCTGTACGTGCCGACCCACGCGCCGTTCGACATGTTCAACCGCGATTATCGCGGCGGCCTGAAGCTGTACGTGAAGCGCGTGTTCATCATGGACGACGCCGAGCAATTGCTGCCGGCGTATCTGCGCTTCGTAAAGGGCGTGGTCGATTCTTCGGATCTGCCGCTGAACGTGTCGCGCGAAATCCTCCAGGAAAGCCGCGATGTGAAGGCGATCCGCGAAGGCGTGACCAAGCGCTCGCTGTCCATGCTCGAAGAACTGGCCAACTCGGATAACGAGGCGGACAAGGAAAAGTACGCCGGTTTCTGGAAGGAATTCGGCCAGGTGCTGAAGGAAGGCATCGGCGAAGACTTCGCCAATCGCGAGCGGATCGCGAAGCTCGTGCGCTTTGCCTCGACGCATACGGACACGACCGAGCAGACCGTGTCGCTGGCCGACTACGTCGCGCGCATGAAGCCCGAGCAGACCAGGATCTACTACGTGACCGCCGACACCTGGCAGGCCGCGACCCACAGCCCGCACCTCGAAGTGTTCCGCAAGAAGGGCGTGGAAGTGCTGTTGCTGACCGATCGCGTGGATGAGTGGATTCTGTCGTTCCTGAACGAATTCGAAGGCAAGCCGCTGCAAAGCGTGGCGCGCGGCGACCTCGATCTGGGCGCGTTGAACGACGAAGAGAAGCAGGCGCAGGAAAAGGTCGGCGAAGAGTTCAAGCCGCTCGTCGAGAAGATGAAGGAGGCGCTGAAGGACAAGGCCAAGGACGTGCGTCTCACGTTCCGCCTGACCGATTCGCCGTCCTGCCTCGTTGCCGACGACGGCGAAATGAGCGGCTACCTGCAACGCATGCTGAAGGCCGCGGGTCAGCAGGCGCCGTCGTTCCATCCGATTCTCGAAGTGAATCCGGAGCACGCGCTGGTGAAGGGTCTGCATGCGGACAGCGCGAACTTCGACGACTGGTGCCATCTGCTGTTCGATCAGGCCTTGCTCGCTGAAGGCGGCGCGCTGGACGATCCGGCGAGCTTCGTGAAGCGCACCAATGCGCTGCTGCTGGCGCGCGCGAATTGA
- a CDS encoding PLP-dependent aminotransferase family protein, with amino-acid sequence MSVPLAQIPAPHDTASLTLVEQLVQWARRRIEERVFRPGMRMPSIRKLALDKGVSRFTVVEAYERLVAQGFLESRRGSGFYVRERLGGAASATAEIHPLIAAAPAPATIDVVWLLRNMLHTGARPERSPGLGYLPARWLDGDLITNALRTLGRQSGAQMLGIGTPLGFLPLRQQLQTRLEELEIGASPDQIVMVSGITQAIDLISRIYVKPGDAVIVGDPAWFQMFGRFASQGARLVGMPYTPDGPDLDALESLVQTWRPKMLVINSVLQNPTGTSLTAAQAFRILRLAEAYDFIVVEDDIYGDLCPPSYPGTRLASLDQLKRVIYLGSFSKTLAPNLRVGFIACAPDVATAVSDQKMLVGMTSPELNERVLYKILTEGHYRRHVERLRVRLDGVREKSVRMLEKTGLKLFLTPMAGMFLWADTGVDADALAAAGHEAGFLLTPGSLFSPQQSSTTWMRFNIANCGDPELATFLCRYLDSVARRAS; translated from the coding sequence ATGTCAGTCCCGCTCGCCCAGATTCCCGCCCCGCACGATACGGCCTCGCTGACGCTGGTCGAGCAGCTCGTCCAGTGGGCGCGCCGCCGTATCGAGGAACGCGTGTTCCGCCCCGGCATGCGCATGCCGTCGATCCGCAAGCTCGCGCTCGACAAGGGCGTGTCACGCTTCACGGTGGTCGAGGCGTATGAACGGCTCGTGGCGCAAGGTTTTCTGGAGTCGCGGCGCGGCTCGGGGTTCTATGTGCGCGAGCGGCTGGGCGGCGCGGCCAGCGCCACCGCCGAGATTCATCCACTCATCGCGGCAGCGCCGGCGCCGGCCACGATCGACGTCGTCTGGCTCCTGCGCAACATGCTGCATACCGGCGCACGTCCCGAGCGCAGTCCTGGGCTTGGTTATCTGCCGGCACGCTGGCTCGACGGCGACCTGATCACCAACGCTCTGCGCACGCTCGGCCGGCAAAGCGGCGCGCAGATGCTCGGCATCGGCACGCCGCTGGGTTTTTTGCCGCTGCGCCAGCAGTTGCAGACGCGGCTCGAGGAACTGGAGATCGGTGCGTCGCCGGATCAGATCGTGATGGTGTCCGGTATCACGCAGGCCATCGACCTGATCTCGCGCATCTACGTGAAGCCGGGCGATGCGGTGATCGTCGGCGATCCGGCATGGTTTCAGATGTTTGGGCGTTTCGCCTCGCAGGGCGCGCGGCTGGTGGGCATGCCGTACACGCCGGACGGCCCGGATCTCGACGCGCTCGAGTCGCTCGTGCAGACGTGGCGGCCGAAAATGCTGGTGATCAATTCGGTGCTGCAGAACCCGACTGGCACGTCGCTCACGGCGGCCCAGGCGTTCCGCATTCTGCGCCTCGCCGAAGCGTACGATTTCATCGTCGTCGAGGACGATATTTACGGCGATCTGTGCCCGCCGAGCTATCCGGGCACGCGGCTGGCGAGCCTCGACCAGTTGAAGCGCGTGATTTACCTCGGCAGTTTTTCGAAGACGCTCGCGCCGAATCTGCGGGTCGGTTTCATTGCCTGCGCGCCTGATGTGGCCACAGCGGTGAGCGACCAGAAGATGCTGGTCGGCATGACGAGCCCGGAACTGAACGAGCGTGTGCTGTACAAGATTCTGACCGAAGGCCACTACCGGCGGCATGTCGAACGGTTGCGCGTGCGGCTCGACGGCGTGCGCGAGAAGTCCGTGCGGATGCTGGAGAAGACCGGCCTGAAGCTGTTCCTGACGCCGATGGCCGGCATGTTTCTGTGGGCCGACACGGGCGTCGACGCCGACGCGCTGGCGGCCGCCGGCCACGAAGCCGGTTTTCTGCTCACACCCGGCAGCCTGTTTTCACCCCAGCAGTCGTCGACTACCTGGATGCGCTTCAATATTGCCAACTGTGGCGATCCGGAGCTGGCAACCTTTTTATGCCGTTATCTCGACAGCGTGGCGCGCCGCGCCTCTTGA
- a CDS encoding VOC family protein — MTAHPLRLDHLVISVRTLDEGTQYVADRLGVAPAGGGAHPLMRTHNRLLNLWGGVYLEVIAIDPQSASLDTAPADGSAPRPRLFALDDPATHARLENGPYLSHWVARVERPKHLPTWQAQYPQRIPPVVPMTRGDFTWGLTVPDDGAFPAWQGIGDGVLPSLIQWDTTRHPSTSLPESEISLKALKGFHPQADTVAEQLRWLGATHLIALQPTDGAPALIAEFETADGPRTLE; from the coding sequence ATGACTGCTCATCCGCTCCGCCTCGATCACCTCGTGATTTCCGTCCGCACCCTCGACGAGGGCACGCAGTACGTCGCCGACAGGCTCGGCGTCGCACCGGCCGGCGGCGGTGCGCATCCGCTGATGCGCACGCACAACCGCCTGCTGAACCTGTGGGGCGGCGTGTATCTGGAAGTGATCGCGATCGATCCGCAGAGCGCGTCGCTGGACACTGCGCCGGCCGACGGCAGCGCGCCGCGCCCTCGCCTGTTCGCGCTCGACGACCCGGCCACGCACGCGCGGCTCGAAAACGGACCGTATCTGTCGCACTGGGTCGCGCGGGTCGAGCGGCCGAAACACCTGCCGACGTGGCAGGCACAGTATCCGCAGCGCATTCCCCCCGTCGTGCCGATGACGCGTGGCGATTTCACGTGGGGCCTCACCGTGCCCGACGACGGCGCGTTCCCCGCGTGGCAAGGTATCGGCGACGGCGTGCTGCCCTCGCTGATCCAGTGGGACACGACCAGGCATCCGTCGACGTCTTTGCCGGAAAGCGAGATTTCACTGAAAGCCTTGAAAGGCTTCCACCCGCAAGCCGACACGGTGGCGGAGCAACTGCGCTGGCTCGGCGCGACCCATCTGATCGCGTTGCAGCCCACGGACGGCGCGCCGGCGCTCATCGCCGAGTTTGAAACAGCAGACGGTCCACGGACCCTTGAATAA
- a CDS encoding PLP-dependent aminotransferase family protein has protein sequence MDQSDLKAPTWQLSERARKLTSSAIREILKVTERPEVISFAGGLPSPATFPAERMRAAADRILRDEPAAALQYSATEGFLPLREWIAKRYSVNGAQIRPTQVLITTGSQQALDLLGKVLVCPDSPVLVETPTYLGALQSFSMYEPRYVQVPTDEQGLVPEGLTPDLMAGARLLYAQPNFQNPTGRRLPVERRRALAEFAKTAPFPVIEDDPYGALDYAGEPLPTMLSMAPDHIVHLGSFSKVLAPGLRVGYIIAPEELIFKLVQAKQATDLHTPSFTQRIVYEVIKDGFLDTHVPTIRELYRDQCAAMLASLERYMPAGVSWNRPEGGMFVWVNLPAQIDSMKLLEEAVAQNVAFVPGGPFFANEAQHNTLRLSFVTVPPAKIDEGVSRLGALIRAKI, from the coding sequence ATGGACCAAAGCGACTTGAAAGCCCCCACGTGGCAATTGTCCGAACGCGCACGCAAGCTCACGAGCTCGGCGATTCGCGAAATTCTGAAGGTCACGGAGCGGCCCGAAGTCATCTCGTTCGCGGGCGGCCTGCCCTCGCCGGCTACCTTCCCGGCCGAACGCATGCGCGCGGCAGCGGACCGCATTCTGCGCGACGAACCCGCCGCGGCGCTGCAATACAGCGCGACCGAAGGCTTTCTGCCGCTGCGTGAATGGATCGCCAAACGCTACTCGGTGAACGGCGCGCAGATTCGTCCGACTCAGGTGCTGATCACCACCGGCTCGCAGCAGGCGCTCGACCTTCTCGGCAAAGTGCTGGTGTGTCCGGACAGCCCGGTGCTGGTCGAAACACCGACCTATCTCGGCGCGCTGCAATCGTTCTCGATGTACGAGCCGCGTTACGTGCAAGTGCCGACCGATGAACAAGGCCTCGTCCCCGAAGGCCTCACGCCCGATCTGATGGCCGGCGCACGCCTCCTGTATGCACAACCCAATTTCCAGAATCCGACGGGCCGCCGCCTGCCGGTCGAACGCCGCCGCGCGCTCGCCGAGTTCGCGAAGACCGCGCCGTTCCCGGTGATCGAAGACGATCCGTATGGCGCGCTCGACTACGCGGGCGAACCGCTGCCCACCATGCTGTCGATGGCGCCGGACCACATCGTCCATCTCGGTTCGTTCTCGAAGGTGCTGGCGCCGGGCCTGCGGGTCGGCTACATCATCGCGCCCGAAGAGCTGATCTTCAAACTCGTGCAAGCCAAGCAAGCCACCGATCTGCACACGCCGAGCTTCACGCAGCGCATCGTGTACGAAGTGATCAAGGACGGCTTCCTCGACACGCATGTGCCGACCATCCGTGAACTGTATCGCGATCAATGCGCGGCCATGCTGGCTTCGCTCGAACGCTACATGCCGGCAGGCGTAAGCTGGAACCGTCCGGAAGGCGGCATGTTCGTGTGGGTGAATCTGCCCGCGCAGATCGACAGCATGAAGCTGCTGGAAGAAGCTGTCGCGCAGAACGTCGCGTTCGTGCCGGGCGGTCCGTTCTTCGCGAACGAAGCGCAACACAACACGCTGCGCCTGTCGTTCGTGACGGTGCCGCCGGCCAAGATCGACGAAGGCGTGTCACGGCTCGGCGCGCTGATCCGCGCGAAGATCTGA
- a CDS encoding RidA family protein, with the protein MAQANVYDKLKELGIELPTAGAPAAAYVMSAQSGNTVYLSGHIAKKDGKVWAGKLGATLTTEEGKAAARSIAIDLLATLHAHVGDLNRVTRIVKLMSLVNSTLEFTEQHLVTNGASELIADVFGERGKHARSAFGVAQIPLGACVEIEMIAEVE; encoded by the coding sequence ATGGCTCAAGCAAATGTGTACGACAAGCTCAAGGAACTGGGCATCGAACTGCCGACCGCCGGCGCGCCGGCAGCCGCGTATGTGATGAGCGCGCAAAGCGGCAACACGGTGTACCTGTCCGGGCACATCGCCAAGAAGGACGGCAAGGTCTGGGCCGGCAAGCTCGGCGCTACCCTCACCACCGAGGAAGGCAAAGCCGCGGCACGCTCGATCGCCATCGACCTGCTCGCCACGCTGCACGCGCATGTCGGCGATCTGAACCGCGTCACGCGCATCGTCAAGCTGATGAGTCTCGTCAACTCCACGCTCGAGTTCACCGAACAGCATCTGGTCACCAACGGCGCGTCCGAACTGATCGCCGACGTGTTCGGCGAGCGCGGCAAGCATGCGCGCTCGGCATTCGGCGTTGCGCAGATTCCGCTCGGCGCGTGCGTCGAGATCGAGATGATCGCCGAAGTCGAGTAA